One segment of Thamnophis elegans isolate rThaEle1 chromosome 16, rThaEle1.pri, whole genome shotgun sequence DNA contains the following:
- the NACC2 gene encoding nucleus accumbens-associated protein 2 has translation MSQMLHIEIPNFGNTVLGSLNEQRLLGLYCDVSIVVKGQAFKAHRAVLAASSLYFRDLFSGNSKSAFELPSSVPATCFQQILSFCYTGKLTMAASEQLVVMYTAGFLQIQHIVEKGTDLMFKVSSPHCDSQTAMTEEAGGSEPQSPCNPVQMPSMPYVMSPSLPIPLLTRVKHENLEQQAPLPAKRALEGGLRDAAAGGSSSTTAVKLSRVSYYGVPSLGPLISSIPQAPYAQGERTSPGASSIPTTDSPTSYHNEEDEEDDEAYDTMAEEQYGQMYIKSTGGYAGPPEKTEQIPVESRSCVLIRRDLVALPASLISQIGYRCHPKLYSEGDPGEKLELVAGSGVYITRGQLMNCHLCAGVKHKVLLRRLLATFFDRNTLANSCGTGIRSSTSDPSRKPLESRVLNAVKLYCQNFAPSFKESEMNVIAADMCTNARRVRKRWLPKIKSMLPEGMEMYRSVMGSTTANVLLDPEFQPSSAQMFEQRIYAERRGDSGTIVALRTNTVTVDRSNGTGPLFEPSEEGEGAGSVIQESAGPEAMASDTQSTSQPFEEGSGSPGRPETPAGRPEVAYGAPL, from the exons ATGTCCCAGATGCTGCACATCGAGATCCCCAATTTCGGGAACACCGTGCTGGGCTCCCTGAACGAGCAGCGGCTGCTGGGCCTCTACTGCGATGTCTCCATCGTGGTCAAGGGCCAGGCCTTCAAGGCCCACCGGGCGGTGCTGGCCGCCAGCAGCCTCTACTTCCGGGACCTCTTTAGCGGGAACAGCAAAAGCGCCTTCGAGCTGCCCAGCTCGGTGCCGGCCACGTGCTTCCAGCAGATCCTCTCCTTTTGCTACACGGGGAAGCTGACCATGGCGGCCAGCGAGCAGCTGGTGGTGATGTACACGGCGGGCTTCCTGCAGATCCAGCACATTGTGGAGAAAGGGACGGATTTGATGTTCAAAGTCAGCTCCCCGCACTGTGACTCTCAAACGGCCATGACCGAAGAGGCTGGCGGCTCGGAGCCCCAGAGCCCCTGCAACCCCGTGCAGATGCCCTCCATGCCTTACGTCATGTCCCCTTCGCTGCCCATCCCGCTCCTCACCCGGGTCAAGCACGAGAACCTGGAGCAGCAGGCGCCGCTGCCGGCCAAGCGGGCCTTGGAGGGGGGCCTGCGCGacgcggcggcgggaggctcctccAGCACCACGGCGGTGAAGCTGTCCCGCGTCTCCTACTACGGGGTGCCCAGCCTCGGCCCGCTCATCTCCAGCATCCCGCAGGCGCCGTACGCCCAGGGGGAGCGGACGAGTCCCGGGGCCAGTAGCATCCCAACCACGGACAGCCCCACGTCCTATCACAACGAAGAGGATGAGGAAGATGACGAAGCCTACGACACCATGGCGGAAGAGCAATACGGGCAGATGTACATCAAGTCCACGGGGGGCTACGCAG GGCCTCCAGAGAAGACGGAGCAAATCCCCGTGGAGAGCCGCTCCTGCGTCCTCATCCGGCGCGATCTGGTAGCTCTTCCGGCCAGCCTGATCAGCCAGATTGGTTACCGCTGCCACCCGAAGCTCTACTCGGAAGGCGATCCTGGAGAAAAACTTGAATTGGTTGCAG GTTCTGGGGTTTACATCACCCGAGGACAGCTCATGAATTGTCACCTCTGTGCAGGTGTGAAACACAAAGTCCTCCTGCGACGCCTCCTGGCCACCTTCTTCGACAG GAACACTTTGGCCAACAGCTGTGGAACTGGAATTCGCTCTTCCACCAGTGACCCCAGCCGGAAACCGCTGGAGAGCCGAGTGCTCAATGCTGTGAAAT TGTATTGTCAGAATTTTGCCCCCAGTTTCAAGGAGAGCGAGATGAACGTCATCGCGGCCGACATGTGCACGAACGCCCGCCGGGTGCGGAAGCGGTGGCTGCCCAAGATTAAGTCCATGCTGCCCGAGGGGATGGAGATGTACCGCTCCGTCATGGGTTCCACCACCGCCAACGTCCTCCTGGACCCCGAATTCCAGCCGTCCAGCGCGCAGATGTTTGAGCAGCGGATCTATGCAGAGAGGAGAGGGGATTCCGGGACGATTGTGGCCCTCAGAACTAACACCGTCACGGTCGACCGGAGCAACGGGACCGGCCCTTTGTTTGAGCCGAGCGAGGAGGGCGAAGGGGCCGGCTCGGTCATCCAGGAGTCGGCTGGCCCAGAAGCCATGGCTTCCGATACCCAAAGCACCTCACAGCCCTTCGAGGAAGGATCGGGGTCCCCCGGGCGGCCGGAAACTCCCGCGGGGCGGCCGGAGGTGGCCTACGGGGCCCCCTTATGA